The following proteins come from a genomic window of Trifolium pratense cultivar HEN17-A07 linkage group LG4, ARS_RC_1.1, whole genome shotgun sequence:
- the LOC123923829 gene encoding H/ACA ribonucleoprotein complex subunit 2-like protein, giving the protein MGSDGEGEKSAQKEIERKKILALAPIAKPLAGKKLSKKTLKLVKRAAENKCIKRGVKEVVKSIRRGQKGVCVIAGNISPIDVITHVPILCEEADIPYVYVPSKEDLATAGATKRPTCCVLVMTKPSKGELAQEAQEKLKSEYDEVASDITELTTSLF; this is encoded by the exons ATGGGGAGCGACGGCGAAGGTGAGAAATCGGCGCAGAAAGAGATTGAAAGGAAGAAGATTCTTGCGTTAGCTCCCATTGCAAAACCTCTTGCTGGGAAGAAGCTTTCCAAGAAAACACTCAAGCTTGTAAAAAGAG CTGCTGAAAACAAGTGCATAAAGAGAGGGGTTAAGGAAGTGGTCAAAAGTATAAGGCGAGGTCAAAAAGG AGTGTGTGTTATAGCTGGGAACATATCACCAATTGATGTCATCACTCATGTTCCTATTCTATGCGAAGAAGCTGATATTCCATATGTATATGTCCCATCTAAAGAA GACCTTGCAACTGCAGGAGCAACAAAGAGGCCTACATGTTGTGTTTTAGTGATGACCAAACCTTCAAAGGGAGAACTAGCTCAAGAGGCACAAGAAAAACTAAAGTCAGAGTACGATGAAGTTGCATCTGATATTACTGAGCTTACAACTTCACTTTTTTGA